Proteins encoded together in one Ammospiza caudacuta isolate bAmmCau1 chromosome 27, bAmmCau1.pri, whole genome shotgun sequence window:
- the ETV4 gene encoding ETS translocation variant 4 isoform X1, protein MKGYLDQQVPFTFPQQPPGPALPAGRAVLGAARTPGEPAVPPEQDSEELFQDLRQLQETWLTEAQVPDNDEQFVPDFHSENLAFHSPPAKIKKEPQSPSELSCSHEQPLQHNSKPCLYASAYEQPRQCPSPGVLVQPALQQLPRQDRSFPCPAGPPSSTSSCGFLSESSSAYQPPLEMCHPFPPSQEDPSAYQCLQFPQQGFKQEQQDPRYEAAERAGSRQQFPAAVLVKQEQVDYLYEPDVPDCPSMYMNAEGYPSHSNTEDASGYDKQMRPFADDVCVVPEKFEAGDLKQEGAGYREGPPYQRRGSLQLWQFLVALLDNPTNSHFIAWTGRGMEFKLIEPEEVARLWGIQKNRPAMNYDKLSRSLRYYYEKGIMQKVAGERYVYKFVCEPEALFSMAFPEQPRLKAELEPSEEDTLPLSHLGDDGSYLPELGSFPAQLYSKGYTY, encoded by the exons ATGAAGGGGTACCTGGACCAGCAGGTGCCGTTCACCTTCCCGCAG CAgcccccgggcccggcgctgcccgcgggCCGAGCCGTGCTGGGCGCTGCCAGGACTCCCGGGGAGCCGGCGGTGCCGCCCGAGCAGGACTCGGAAG AGCTCTTCCAGGACctgcggcagctccaggagACCTGGCTGACTGAAG CTCAGGTTCCAGACAATGATGAGCAATTTGTGCCTGACTTCCATTCAGAAAACT TAGCTTTTCACAGTCCTCCTGCTAAGATCAAGaaggagccccagagcccctcgGAGCTGTCCTGCAGCCACGAGCAGCCGCTCCAGCACAACAGCAAGCCGTGCCTTTATGCCAG TGCCTACGAGCAGCCCAgacagtgccccagccctggagtcCTGGttcagccagccctgcagcagctccccaggcaggacaggagcttcccctgccctgcagggccacccagctccacctccagctgtggcttCCTCAGCGAGAGCAG CTCTGCCTATCAGCCGCCTCTGGAGATGTGCCACcccttcccaccctcccaggaGGACCCCAGTGCCTACCAGTGCCTCCAGTTCCCCCAGCAGGGCTtcaagcaggagcagcaggacccCCGGTACGAGGCAGCAGAGCGGgcaggcagcaggcagcagttcccagcagctgtgctggtcAAGCAGGAGCAGGTGGATTACCTGTACGAGCCAG ATGTTCCTGACTGCCCTTCCATGTACATGAATGCTGAGGGTTACCCCAGCCACTCCAACACAGAGGATGCATCAG GCTATGACAAGCAGATGAGGCCCTTTGCAGATGATGTCTGTGTTGTTCCAGAGAAATTTGAAG CAGGAGACCTCAAGCAGGAAGGTGCAGGGTACAGGGAAGGACCCCCCTACCAGAGACGGGGCTcgctgcagctctggcagttCCTCGTGGCCCTCCTGGACAACCCCACCAATTCCCACTTCATTGCCTGGACTGGGAGAGGGATGGAGTTCAAGCTCATTGAGCCAGAGGAG GTGGCCAGGCTCTGGGGCATCCAGAAGAACCGTCCAGCCATGAACTACGACAAGCTGAGCCGGTCTCTGCGCTACTACTACGAGAAAGGCATCATGCAGAAG gtgGCTGGGGAGCGATATGTGTACAAGTTTGTGTGCGAGCCCGAGGCTCTGTTCTCCATGGCCTTCCCCGAGCAGCCGCGGCTGAAGGCGGAGCTGGAGCCCAGCGAGGAGGACACGctgcccctgtcccacctgggggaCGATGGCTCCTACCTGCCAGAGCTCGGCAgcttccctgcacagctctaCAGCAAAGGCTACACCTACTag
- the ETV4 gene encoding ETS translocation variant 4 isoform X2 → MKGYLDQQVPFTFPQQPPGPALPAGRAVLGAARTPGEPAVPPEQDSEELFQDLRQLQETWLTEAQVPDNDEQFVPDFHSENLAFHSPPAKIKKEPQSPSELSCSHEQPLQHNSKPCLYASAYEQPRQCPSPGVLVQPALQQLPRQDRSFPCPAGPPSSTSSCGFLSESSSAYQPPLEMCHPFPPSQEDPSAYQCLQFPQQGFKQEQQDPRYEAAERAGSRQQFPAAVLVKQEQVDYLYEPGYDKQMRPFADDVCVVPEKFEAGDLKQEGAGYREGPPYQRRGSLQLWQFLVALLDNPTNSHFIAWTGRGMEFKLIEPEEVARLWGIQKNRPAMNYDKLSRSLRYYYEKGIMQKVAGERYVYKFVCEPEALFSMAFPEQPRLKAELEPSEEDTLPLSHLGDDGSYLPELGSFPAQLYSKGYTY, encoded by the exons ATGAAGGGGTACCTGGACCAGCAGGTGCCGTTCACCTTCCCGCAG CAgcccccgggcccggcgctgcccgcgggCCGAGCCGTGCTGGGCGCTGCCAGGACTCCCGGGGAGCCGGCGGTGCCGCCCGAGCAGGACTCGGAAG AGCTCTTCCAGGACctgcggcagctccaggagACCTGGCTGACTGAAG CTCAGGTTCCAGACAATGATGAGCAATTTGTGCCTGACTTCCATTCAGAAAACT TAGCTTTTCACAGTCCTCCTGCTAAGATCAAGaaggagccccagagcccctcgGAGCTGTCCTGCAGCCACGAGCAGCCGCTCCAGCACAACAGCAAGCCGTGCCTTTATGCCAG TGCCTACGAGCAGCCCAgacagtgccccagccctggagtcCTGGttcagccagccctgcagcagctccccaggcaggacaggagcttcccctgccctgcagggccacccagctccacctccagctgtggcttCCTCAGCGAGAGCAG CTCTGCCTATCAGCCGCCTCTGGAGATGTGCCACcccttcccaccctcccaggaGGACCCCAGTGCCTACCAGTGCCTCCAGTTCCCCCAGCAGGGCTtcaagcaggagcagcaggacccCCGGTACGAGGCAGCAGAGCGGgcaggcagcaggcagcagttcccagcagctgtgctggtcAAGCAGGAGCAGGTGGATTACCTGTACGAGCCAG GCTATGACAAGCAGATGAGGCCCTTTGCAGATGATGTCTGTGTTGTTCCAGAGAAATTTGAAG CAGGAGACCTCAAGCAGGAAGGTGCAGGGTACAGGGAAGGACCCCCCTACCAGAGACGGGGCTcgctgcagctctggcagttCCTCGTGGCCCTCCTGGACAACCCCACCAATTCCCACTTCATTGCCTGGACTGGGAGAGGGATGGAGTTCAAGCTCATTGAGCCAGAGGAG GTGGCCAGGCTCTGGGGCATCCAGAAGAACCGTCCAGCCATGAACTACGACAAGCTGAGCCGGTCTCTGCGCTACTACTACGAGAAAGGCATCATGCAGAAG gtgGCTGGGGAGCGATATGTGTACAAGTTTGTGTGCGAGCCCGAGGCTCTGTTCTCCATGGCCTTCCCCGAGCAGCCGCGGCTGAAGGCGGAGCTGGAGCCCAGCGAGGAGGACACGctgcccctgtcccacctgggggaCGATGGCTCCTACCTGCCAGAGCTCGGCAgcttccctgcacagctctaCAGCAAAGGCTACACCTACTag